A single Corticium candelabrum chromosome 12, ooCorCand1.1, whole genome shotgun sequence DNA region contains:
- the LOC134187955 gene encoding bcl-2-like protein 1: MEGSRADAKHIADELCQAYLSHSLTRRGYSDAIPRTMIAACLSADVSRVFKFLQPLADSFEDLAPDVFHDLIPCLHITARTAYKLFDHLALEIFADGVNWGKIAALYALAGAVAVECVRRNWKRGVRSVYVCFSTFIREHLLEWIVDHDGWNGFMEWSGRRQQRGNDHFWTFAKIVGLVVLGGILLAAFAFGK, from the exons ATGGAGGGCTCTCGTGCTGATGCAAAACATATTGCTGACGAGCTGTGTCAAGCATATCTTTCTCACTCCCTTACTCGAAGAGGTTATAGCGACGCCATTCCTCGTACAATGATTGCAGCGTGCCTGTCGGCCGACGTATCACGTGTATTCAAGTTTCTCCAACCACTCGCCGACTCCTTCGAAGACTTGGCTCCGGATGTGTTTCATGACTTGATTCCGTGTCTTCACATTACGGCCAGGACGGCGTATAAATTATTTGACCATTTGGCGCTGGAAATCTTTGCCGACGGCGTGAACTGGGGGAAGATAGCTGCTCTGTACGCCCTAGCGGGGGCTGTGGCGGTCGAATGCGTGCGACGAAACTGGAAGCGCGGTGTTCGTTCGGTTTACGTATGTTTCTCTACGTTTATAAGAGAGCATTTGCTGGAGTGGATTGTGGACCATGACGGCTGG AACGGGTTTATGGAGTGGTCTGGGAGAAGACAGCAGCGAGGAAATGACCACTTCTGGACGTTTGCTAAAATCGTTGGACTAGTGGTGTTGGGAGGAATACTGCTTGCTGCATTTGCGTTTGGAAAATGA
- the LOC134187942 gene encoding ganglioside GM2 activator-like: protein MNMSARLLLVSALFLLAKGRQLRSKEETLEMIHSLLSSPQSLARYSGGRPLSFSFSDCGGKNSTLIVQNLTLAPDPIVVPGNVTVGVNVTLKEMLSSPIKVAVTIKKKILGLVITIPCDKNFGSCTYDDACSILDKVKCPQQFIHNHLHCKCPFKPGNYSLPETSIGIALPSNLPSFLADGDYDIEAKIFDSKGAQAGCVHLDLSLKVKS, encoded by the exons ATGAACATGTCAGCTCGTCTCCTTCTCGTTTCAGCCCTTTTTCTGTTGGCTAAAGGACGTCAGTTGAGATCCAAAGAAGAGACTTTGGAGATGATACATTCTCTTCTTTCGTCTCCGCAATCTCTGGCTCGCTACAGCGGCGGCCGCCCCTTGTCATTCAGTTTTTCTGATTGTG GCGGTAAGAACTCAACTCTCATTGTACAAAATCTCACTCTTGCCCCTGACCCTATTGTTGTCCCGGGGAATGTAACAGTGGGTGTAAATGTCACTCTCAAGGAGATGCTCAGCTCGCCTATCAAAGTGGCTGTCACAATAAAGAAAAAGATTTTGGGACTTGTTATTACAATTCCATGCGACAAAAACTTTGGATCATGCACTTATGACGATGCCTGCTCGATATTGGACAAAGTCAAGTGCCCACAGCAGTTCATTCACAATCATCTTCACTGCAAATGTCCTTTCAAGCCTGGCAACTACTCATTGCCTGAAACTTCGATTGGAATTGCTCTGCCTTCAAATTTGCCATCATTTCTTGCAGAT GGTGACTATGACATTGAAGCAAAGATTTTTGACTCAAAGGGTGCTCAAGCTGGTTGTGTCCATCTTGACCTTTCCTTGAAAGTGAAATCCTAG